In Manis javanica isolate MJ-LG chromosome X, MJ_LKY, whole genome shotgun sequence, the DNA window GAATTCCAGCAAGGGGAAACCCTCAACTCTGGGGGTCCAAAGAGAATGGCACCTGACACATCCACTTTGCAGGCCCATTCCAGGACCACAGTCCGGGCATGTGCTACGCACACTACACACTTTAGGTGCCCCTGGATGCCACTGTTTCCATGACATTAGGACTCCTGGGGGGACTCGGTGCACGGTGTTCACAGTGCGATTCACCGATGGCCGACCCTGCAGGAGTCTGAATGCTTTGTCCTTCCAAGAGGCCTCCACCCCAAAGGTCTGGGTTCCAGGAAGCCAGGCTGCCCGGGAGCCGGTGCTGGGCATGGGGGTCCTCCTGCCATCACCAGGGGCCACAGCTTTGTATCCGCCAGCATCACGGCCTTGCGATTTCAGAGTggattaaatgtgtgtgtgtgtgtgtgtcctggggcACAAATTACCCCAAACTGGGCAACCTACAAAAAAACCACAGGAATCATCCTCCCCAGCTCTGGAAACGGGGTGCCTGAGACCCAGGCGGGGCTCTGAAATCCAGGCAGGGCAGGACCTGCTCCCTCCACAGGGcccaggggaggctccttcctgcctctgctgccttctgggggctccaggcaTCCCTGGGCATGTGGCTGGGTCCCTCCAAGCTCTACCTCTGTCTCCACGCggcctctctgtgcctgtgtctctcctcttctgtCCCTTAAGAACACACCTGCCATTGGGTTTAGGGCCACCTAATCCAGGTTACATTTGGAGGTCCCGGGTGGATGTGGGTTTGGGGGGGGCACTATTCACTCCAGTACAGTGAAGCCTGTTTTCCTTGTAATGCAAGAATAGCCGAAGCAGGCTGCCCTTAGGCTTCCGGCTGCCACTCACTGTGTCAGCATGTCCACGCACAGTGGGGCGGCCGCCTGCCCTGCAGCCCCCCCAGCAGGCAGGCCTCTGAGCTCCAGGCCTGCAGCCCCCCCAGCAGGCAGGCCTCTGAGCACCTGGCCCACAGCCTCTCCCAGTTCCTGTCTCTCGGGCTCTAAGGCTGTCCTCTCCCAGACAAGACCTGGACCCAGCACCCTGCGTCCACTTCTACTGAGCAAAGTGCCAGGCACTTTGCCATTCCAGGTAAGTCCTCGGCTCCAGGAAAGTCACTGTCTGGGGATCATTCAGGGACGGGGGCTCCTCTTTGTCCTGAAGCAGGACAGGCACTCGGGCTGGTACCGGTGTCTTCTGGGCATGGGAGAAATGGGGTGGCCCTGTCCTTGTGTGGCCCCAGCCAGCAGGCACAGAGGTGCTCAGCTGCTGACACACCTCTTGGCTTATGTGCTCAGTGGTACTGTGAGGGGCCTGGTCCCCAGGAACTCCTGCAAGTCAGGCCGGATGCACCCCGGTGGCAAAGCCACGTCAAAGCCTGGGGGAATGTGTGGTGGCTCTGGGGTCTGGGCTGGGAGCAGAAGCCCAAGAACGGACTGCAGGGGACCCCAGGCCAAGCTGCCCCCTAAGGGCCTCAGGGGGCCCATGGAGCCGCAGCAGGCACTGTCTTTCCCACAGCTCAGTGCAGCTGGTCCTCGTCCACCCGGGGACCCTAGGCCAGGCTGGGGACCCGTCCCACACCCCCCTGGGTGTCCTCGCTGTGTGGGGCACCAGGTGTCACGTTTAAGTAGAGCATAAGCGCCCAAGAGCAGAGCGACTGGACACTTCCGATGCCCCTTGTTGTCTCGTGGGGGGCTGTGTGAACCCCTGCAGCACGCGGTCTGCTAGGGCCCATCCCCTGCCGTCTGGCAAATCCCAGCCCGGGGCTGACCACGGGTGAAATGAAGACAAGGTCAGGGTCCACCTGGCTGGGAGATGACAGGCCACCGCACCGTTGCTGAGCAGGGGGCTTGGAGAATGAGGCAGGTGGCCGGCAGGCAGGGTGTCGGGGCCTGCGGGAGACACTGGTGGCTGGCTGCACCCTCGCTCGCCCTCAACCAGGGGCGGGCCAGGCCGCCATCCTCGGGGAATGGGAACACGCGTGCCCAGCACGCTCCACCATCTCCAGAAGACCCGGCCGCACCCCCGGGCAGTGGTGGGAGGGTGAGACGGAAGCAGTCACTTCCCTGCTGTCTTCCAGCTGTGCTCAGAACACACTCTCCTGTCTCTTGAGGCAGGCCCGGCCAGCCTCGCGCTCGTCGGTGTGGCAGCTGGACATGGAGCGCGCGGACAGCGTGCGGGCAGAGAACAGGCTGTCCCTGCGTGTGTCCGGGCTGCCCACCGGCAGCGGCCCGTAGCCCAGGTAGTCCCGGAGCCGCAGCTGAAACTCGCGGGATGCAAAGTAGTACACGAAGGGGTCCAGGCAGCTGTTGATGCAGCTGAGGCAGAGGGTGAGTTTGTACACGTGATAGTAGCTCTTGCCGTAGAAGAGGCGGCCGATCATGTGCACCAGGAGCACAAAGTTGTTGGGCGCGAAGCAGGTGACGAAGGCCAGGAGAACCACGGCGGCCAGGCCCACGGCGCGCCGCCTCTGTCCCCGGCCGTGTGGGTCGGAGGTCCGCAGCAGCTTGAGGATGGTGGCCGTGTAGCAGGCCACCGTGACCACGAACGGGATGAGGAAGAGGACGGTGAACAGGGTGAACAGGAACACGGCCCAGGTGGCCACGCTGGGCAGCATGGTGGACTTGAGCACGTCGAAGCAGGTGACGATGCCCAGCACCTCCACGGTGTAGGTGAGGTCCGTGCGGGCCAGCGGCGACAGCGCTGCCAGCAGCACGAGCCACATGCCGGCGCAGGCGGCCACCGCGTAGCGGCGCCGGCGCCAGGGCGCGGAGGCCAGCGGGTACACGACACCCAGGAAGCGCTCGACGCTGATGCAGGTCATGGTGAGGATGGAGGAGTACATGTTGGCGTAGAAGGCCACGGTGACGGCGTTGCACAGCAGCTCGCCGAACACCCAGTGGTTGCCGATGCAGTGGTAGTAGATCTGGAAGGGCAGCACGCTGGCCGACATCAGGTCCGTCACGCTCAAGTTGATCATGAAGATGACCGACGGCGACTTGGGCCCGATGTGCCGGCACAGGACCCACAGAGAGAAGAGGTTGCCGGGGATGCTGACGAGGGCCACCAGCGAGTACACCACGGGAAGCGCCACGGCGATGGCCGGGTCCCGTAGCATCAGGATGGTGGCGTTGTCCGGCTGCGTCAGGTTCATGTCCATGGCGGCGGGCGCACGTGGGGGCTCAGGGACGCACCTGCGAGGCAAGGAGCTCGGGGTGAGGGTGGCACAGGGTGGGTTGCTGGGCTCCTGCAGACGACCCAGCAGAGAGGTAGTGCCAGCCAGCGTGTCTGGCTGCCTCCCCAGCCTTCCTCCCCGGGTGctccctcctccaggcttcccacCTGCTCTTATCCCCCATCACCTGATAGGAGCTAAATCCTGAAAACCTGCCTCACGCACAAGCATAAAGGGCAAATGAGAATCAGCTGAAACTCAGAGGCAGGGGTGGGCTTGTGGAcaggctgccctgggccctgc includes these proteins:
- the P2RY8 gene encoding S-geranylgeranyl-glutathione receptor P2RY8, with translation MDMNLTQPDNATILMLRDPAIAVALPVVYSLVALVSIPGNLFSLWVLCRHIGPKSPSVIFMINLSVTDLMSASVLPFQIYYHCIGNHWVFGELLCNAVTVAFYANMYSSILTMTCISVERFLGVVYPLASAPWRRRRYAVAACAGMWLVLLAALSPLARTDLTYTVEVLGIVTCFDVLKSTMLPSVATWAVFLFTLFTVLFLIPFVVTVACYTATILKLLRTSDPHGRGQRRRAVGLAAVVLLAFVTCFAPNNFVLLVHMIGRLFYGKSYYHVYKLTLCLSCINSCLDPFVYYFASREFQLRLRDYLGYGPLPVGSPDTRRDSLFSARTLSARSMSSCHTDEREAGRACLKRQESVF